The following proteins are encoded in a genomic region of Thiomonas sp. X19:
- a CDS encoding type II toxin-antitoxin system VapB family antitoxin, translating into MRTNIDIDDALMDAAMRAGPFKTKKDAVEAGLKLLRRQAAYRDLLALRGKLRWEDPLAADAAPPMVQASRNAHGPAATRGKAAE; encoded by the coding sequence ATGCGCACGAACATCGACATCGACGACGCACTCATGGACGCGGCGATGCGCGCCGGCCCGTTCAAGACCAAGAAGGACGCGGTGGAGGCCGGCTTGAAGCTGCTGCGCAGGCAGGCGGCCTACCGCGACCTGCTCGCCCTGCGCGGCAAGCTGCGCTGGGAAGATCCCTTGGCCGCGGATGCCGCGCCGCCCATGGTGCAGGCATCGCGCAACGCCCACGGCCCCGCGGCGACCCGGGGCAAGGCGGCGGAATGA
- a CDS encoding YciI family protein, with amino-acid sequence MFLILLKYIRPLDQVEVHLAAHREYLRRRYADGGFLMSGRMEPRTGGVILAQAASRGAAEAMMHEDPFYTAGVAEYTLVEFHPTMTAPALAQFKAH; translated from the coding sequence ATGTTCCTCATCCTGCTGAAGTACATCCGCCCGCTCGACCAGGTCGAAGTCCACCTCGCCGCGCACCGCGAATACCTGCGCCGCCGCTACGCCGACGGCGGCTTCCTCATGTCCGGCCGCATGGAGCCGCGCACCGGCGGCGTGATCCTGGCGCAGGCCGCGAGCCGCGGCGCGGCCGAGGCCATGATGCACGAGGATCCCTTCTACACGGCAGGCGTGGCCGAATACACCCTGGTGGAATTCCACCCCACCATGACCGCGCCCGCACTGGCGCAGTTCAAGGCGCATTGA
- a CDS encoding biotin carboxylase N-terminal domain-containing protein, whose product MFSKVLIANRGEIACRVAATCRELGIRTVAVYSEADAQGAHVAACDEAICIGPAPAAQSYLDAARILQAARDSGAQAVHPGYGFLSENAAFAQACADAGVVFIGPPPAAIHAMGLKAESKRLMQAAGVPLVPGYHGAAQDDALLAAEAARIGYPVLIKASAGGGGKGMREVMAAADFAAALGSCRREAKAAFGNDAVLIEKLVAKPRHIEIQVFADSHGHTVALFERDCSLQRRHQKVVEEAPAPGLTPEQRAALAQAAVAAAQAVGYVGAGTVEFIAEGDGAGGIRSFYFMEMNTRLQVEHPVTEMITGLDLVAWQLRVAAGEPLPAAPQMPHGHAVEVRLYAENPAAGFLPSTGRLARLALPPHVAFKVDGDPAALRVDSGVREGDTITPHYDPMIAKLIAWGETRAQALARMAQGLRAVRIVGPDTNAAFLHRLVQSPAFMAGHMDTGLIAREQGTLLAEALAPEHAALAATCALLEAERAQRTLDPWSACDGWSNGVLPARELHWQRGTHALPASLMRGAEGGWRLALAASQPQPLHWHAAPSGPNELALSIRWGEQTLRAHVVRQDDNRDDSRNDSRAAKPARLHVFASDGHAALSLRQASTHAASGAGGNGRLSAPMPGRIAAVLVAPGQTVQTGQPLLVLEAMKMEHTLQASDGGVIDAVLVAVGEQIQEGALLLRMRAAEASEQDAAGVTTTGDAA is encoded by the coding sequence ATGTTCTCGAAAGTGTTGATCGCCAACCGCGGCGAGATCGCCTGCCGCGTTGCTGCCACCTGCCGCGAACTCGGCATCCGCACCGTGGCGGTGTATTCCGAGGCCGACGCGCAAGGCGCGCACGTGGCGGCTTGCGACGAAGCCATCTGCATCGGCCCGGCGCCTGCGGCGCAGAGCTATCTCGACGCCGCGCGCATCCTGCAGGCCGCGCGCGACAGCGGCGCGCAGGCGGTGCATCCGGGCTACGGCTTTCTGAGCGAAAACGCGGCGTTTGCGCAAGCCTGCGCGGATGCGGGCGTGGTCTTCATCGGGCCGCCGCCAGCAGCCATCCATGCGATGGGATTGAAAGCCGAGTCCAAGCGCCTGATGCAGGCCGCCGGCGTGCCCCTGGTTCCGGGCTACCACGGCGCGGCGCAGGACGACGCCCTGCTGGCCGCCGAAGCCGCGCGCATCGGCTACCCAGTGCTGATCAAGGCCAGCGCCGGCGGCGGCGGCAAGGGCATGCGCGAAGTCATGGCGGCGGCGGACTTCGCCGCTGCCTTGGGCTCGTGCCGGCGCGAGGCCAAGGCAGCTTTCGGCAACGATGCGGTGCTGATCGAGAAGCTGGTGGCCAAGCCGCGCCACATTGAGATCCAGGTGTTCGCCGACAGCCACGGCCACACCGTGGCGCTGTTCGAGCGCGACTGCTCGTTGCAGCGCCGCCACCAGAAAGTGGTGGAGGAAGCACCCGCGCCCGGCCTCACGCCCGAGCAGCGCGCCGCGCTGGCGCAGGCCGCGGTGGCCGCGGCGCAAGCGGTGGGCTACGTCGGCGCCGGCACGGTGGAGTTCATTGCCGAAGGCGATGGCGCCGGCGGCATCCGCAGCTTTTATTTCATGGAGATGAACACCCGGCTGCAGGTGGAGCACCCGGTGACGGAAATGATCACCGGGCTCGACCTGGTGGCGTGGCAGTTGCGCGTGGCCGCGGGCGAGCCGCTGCCCGCAGCGCCGCAGATGCCGCATGGGCACGCAGTCGAAGTGCGGCTGTACGCCGAGAACCCTGCCGCCGGCTTTCTGCCATCCACCGGCCGGCTTGCACGCCTGGCGCTGCCGCCGCATGTGGCCTTCAAGGTGGACGGCGACCCTGCCGCGCTGCGGGTGGACAGCGGCGTGCGCGAGGGCGACACCATCACCCCGCATTACGACCCGATGATCGCCAAGCTCATCGCCTGGGGAGAAACCCGCGCGCAAGCCCTGGCGCGCATGGCGCAGGGCTTGCGCGCCGTGCGCATCGTCGGGCCCGACACCAACGCGGCTTTCCTGCACCGCCTGGTGCAATCGCCCGCCTTCATGGCCGGCCACATGGACACGGGCCTGATCGCCCGCGAGCAGGGCACGCTGTTGGCCGAAGCGCTGGCGCCCGAACACGCCGCGCTGGCCGCCACCTGCGCCCTGCTGGAAGCCGAGCGCGCGCAACGAACCCTCGACCCCTGGAGCGCCTGCGACGGCTGGAGCAACGGAGTGCTGCCGGCACGCGAGCTGCATTGGCAGCGGGGCACGCATGCGCTGCCGGCCAGCTTGATGCGCGGCGCCGAAGGTGGCTGGCGACTGGCCTTGGCGGCGTCGCAGCCACAGCCGCTGCATTGGCATGCCGCACCCAGCGGCCCGAACGAACTGGCGCTGTCGATCCGCTGGGGGGAGCAGACGCTGCGCGCGCATGTCGTGCGCCAGGACGACAACCGGGATGACAGCCGGAACGACAGCCGCGCAGCCAAACCCGCGCGCCTGCATGTGTTCGCGTCGGACGGCCACGCCGCGCTGTCGCTGCGTCAAGCCAGCACCCATGCCGCCAGCGGCGCGGGCGGCAATGGCCGCTTGAGCGCGCCCATGCCCGGACGCATTGCCGCGGTGCTGGTGGCGCCGGGGCAGACGGTGCAAACGGGCCAGCCGCTGCTGGTGCTGGAAGCCATGAAAATGGAACACACGCTGCAAGCCAGCGATGGCGGCGTGATCGACGCCGTGCTGGTTGCCGTGGGCGAGCAGATTCAGGAGGGCGCTTTGCTGCTGCGCATGCGGGCAGCCGAGGCGAGCGAACAGGACGCCGCCGGAGTCACCACGACCGGCGACGCCGCCTGA
- a CDS encoding DUF4126 domain-containing protein: MTPPASDTLQLLALAAALGWASGFRAFLVLFAVGVAGLAGWVHLPGGLQVLASPVAVGITGVLALAEFIGDKIPGVDSLLDFISTLLRIPMGALLAASVFGLDHGFVAALAAAAGGSLAAVSHGTKLTTRAAINTSPEPFSNVGASFGEDALVLGGLWLSWAHPLVFFAALVLVLIAMVWLARKSFRFVRSLLGKMVRLFSGRPEPGPPMPPAPSPRPLPPMHDVTDVHVQDKP, encoded by the coding sequence ATGACCCCGCCCGCATCCGACACCCTTCAACTGCTCGCGCTCGCCGCCGCGCTCGGCTGGGCCAGCGGCTTTCGCGCTTTTCTCGTGCTGTTCGCCGTTGGCGTGGCGGGGCTGGCCGGCTGGGTCCATCTGCCGGGCGGGCTGCAAGTGCTCGCCAGTCCGGTGGCGGTGGGCATCACCGGCGTGCTGGCGCTGGCCGAGTTCATCGGCGACAAGATTCCGGGCGTCGACAGCCTGCTCGACTTCATCTCCACGCTCTTGCGCATTCCCATGGGCGCCTTGCTCGCGGCCAGCGTGTTCGGGCTCGACCACGGCTTCGTCGCCGCACTGGCGGCAGCGGCTGGTGGCAGCCTGGCTGCCGTGAGCCACGGCACCAAGCTCACCACCCGCGCCGCCATCAACACCTCGCCCGAACCGTTCTCGAATGTGGGCGCCTCGTTCGGCGAAGACGCGCTGGTGCTCGGCGGCCTGTGGCTGTCTTGGGCGCACCCGCTGGTGTTCTTCGCCGCCCTGGTGCTGGTCCTCATCGCCATGGTGTGGCTGGCGCGCAAGAGCTTTCGCTTCGTCCGCAGCCTGCTCGGCAAGATGGTGCGCCTGTTCAGCGGCCGCCCCGAACCCGGCCCGCCCATGCCGCCCGCCCCCTCGCCGCGCCCGCTGCCGCCGATGCACGATGTGACCGATGTGCATGTTCAAGACAAGCCTTGA
- a CDS encoding PIN domain nuclease, translated as MILVDTSVWIDFFNGRTTRQTDQLAWLLEDMAPLAVADLVLFEVLRGFRHERDHLAARKTLAALSTVDIGGEHNALQAVQHDRLLRAMGCTIRSPIDILQASYCIEHDHALLHDDADFDAMEDLRGLKVWRH; from the coding sequence ATGATCCTGGTGGACACCTCGGTGTGGATCGATTTTTTCAACGGCCGCACCACCCGGCAGACCGACCAGCTCGCGTGGCTGCTCGAAGACATGGCGCCGCTGGCCGTGGCCGACCTGGTGCTGTTCGAAGTGTTGCGCGGTTTCCGCCACGAGCGCGACCACCTCGCCGCGCGCAAGACCCTGGCCGCATTGAGCACGGTGGACATCGGCGGCGAGCACAACGCCCTGCAAGCCGTGCAGCACGACCGCCTGCTGCGCGCGATGGGCTGCACCATCCGCAGCCCCATCGACATCCTGCAAGCCAGCTACTGCATCGAGCACGACCACGCCCTGCTGCACGACGATGCCGACTTCGACGCGATGGAAGACCTGCGCGGCCTCAAGGTCTGGCGGCACTGA
- a CDS encoding enoyl-CoA hydratase-related protein — translation MSAAPIHLSRSGAVASVRLARPEVRNAFDAATIAALHAAFIELGAEAQVRVIVLAAEGPAFCAGADLNWMREMAGYSDAENRDDGLKLARMLRAIADCPKPVIARVQGDAFAGGVGLVAACDLAVALQSARFCLSEVKLGLIPATIAPHVLRAMGPRAAQRYSLTAEVFDAPTARQTGLIHEVATDAAALDAQVQQWCAALLAASPQALAAAKRLLADVAHRPLNEALLADTAVRIAEARASTEGREGIAAFLAKRKPSWAQPS, via the coding sequence ATGAGCGCAGCACCCATCCACCTTTCCCGCAGCGGCGCCGTGGCCAGCGTGCGGCTGGCGCGCCCCGAGGTGCGCAACGCCTTCGACGCCGCCACCATCGCCGCGCTGCACGCCGCCTTCATCGAACTCGGCGCCGAGGCGCAGGTCCGCGTCATCGTGCTGGCGGCGGAAGGCCCGGCCTTCTGCGCCGGCGCCGACCTGAACTGGATGCGCGAGATGGCCGGCTACAGCGACGCCGAGAACCGCGACGACGGGCTCAAGCTCGCCCGCATGCTGCGCGCCATCGCCGATTGCCCCAAGCCCGTGATCGCGCGGGTGCAGGGCGACGCCTTCGCCGGCGGCGTGGGCCTGGTGGCGGCGTGCGATCTGGCCGTGGCGCTGCAGTCCGCCCGCTTTTGCCTGAGCGAGGTCAAGCTCGGGCTGATTCCCGCCACCATCGCCCCGCATGTGCTGCGGGCGATGGGGCCGCGCGCGGCGCAGCGCTACAGCCTCACCGCCGAGGTCTTCGACGCTCCCACGGCGCGGCAGACGGGCCTGATCCACGAGGTCGCGACGGACGCCGCCGCGCTCGATGCCCAGGTGCAACAATGGTGTGCGGCGCTGCTGGCCGCCTCGCCGCAGGCGCTGGCTGCCGCCAAGCGGCTGTTGGCCGACGTGGCGCACCGCCCGCTGAACGAGGCGCTGCTGGCCGACACCGCAGTACGCATTGCCGAAGCCCGCGCCAGCACCGAAGGGCGCGAAGGCATCGCCGCCTTCCTCGCCAAGCGCAAACCCTCCTGGGCGCAGCCCTCCTGA
- a CDS encoding DinB family protein, with product MTNLRNHLRTMARYHAWATRKLLDEHVAALPEADYRRDCGLFFKSVHGTLNHLLVGEHQLWFSRFALGISPSGIALDQEAEPDRALLAPRLLAAAQAWGPFIEALPEDRFSGAFNYTSSKGVPVTAPYAATLAHVFNHGTHHRGQITAALTMMGHACPELDLIYMLQAERRQQEQQQQ from the coding sequence ATGACCAACCTGCGCAACCATCTACGCACCATGGCCCGCTACCACGCCTGGGCCACGCGCAAGCTGCTCGACGAGCATGTGGCCGCGCTGCCGGAGGCCGATTACCGGCGCGATTGCGGGCTGTTTTTCAAGAGCGTGCACGGCACCTTGAACCATCTGCTGGTCGGCGAGCACCAGTTGTGGTTCAGCCGCTTCGCGCTCGGCATTTCGCCAAGCGGCATCGCGCTCGACCAGGAAGCCGAGCCCGATCGCGCCCTGCTGGCCCCACGCCTGCTCGCCGCGGCGCAGGCGTGGGGACCGTTCATCGAAGCCTTGCCGGAAGACCGCTTCTCAGGCGCGTTCAACTACACCAGCAGCAAGGGCGTGCCGGTGACCGCGCCTTATGCCGCCACCCTGGCGCATGTGTTCAACCACGGCACCCACCATCGCGGCCAGATCACCGCCGCACTGACGATGATGGGCCACGCCTGCCCCGAACTCGACCTGATTTACATGCTGCAGGCCGAGCGCCGCCAACAGGAGCAGCAACAGCAATGA
- the bioB gene encoding biotin synthase BioB, whose translation MTTTTSSSWTPARIEALLALPLPELMWQAQQTHRAHFDPTEVQLSSLLSIKTGGCPEDCGYCPQSAHHEGGVKADKLMDADLVLANAQAAKDAGASRFCMGAAWREPKDRDIDKVAAIVEGVKAMGLETCMTLGMLNAQQAQRLADAGLDYYNHNLDTSPEFYGSIITTRTYQERLDTLHAVREAGMHVCCGGIVGMGESRRDRAGLLAQLAWLDPYPESVPINSLVRVAGTPLESAPDLDPFEFVRTVAAARITMPKAWVRLSAGRKELGDGIQALCFLAGANSIFYGDTLLVTGNADVDADRALFARLGLRATGVQAAAPQAAPAPRRVIPMQTAL comes from the coding sequence ATGACCACGACCACCTCTTCCTCCTGGACTCCCGCGCGCATCGAAGCCCTGCTCGCCCTGCCCCTACCCGAACTGATGTGGCAGGCGCAGCAGACGCATCGGGCCCACTTCGACCCCACCGAGGTGCAACTCTCCTCGCTGCTGTCGATCAAGACCGGCGGCTGCCCGGAAGACTGCGGCTACTGCCCGCAGTCCGCCCACCACGAAGGCGGCGTGAAAGCCGACAAGCTGATGGACGCCGACCTCGTGCTCGCCAACGCCCAAGCGGCGAAGGACGCCGGCGCCAGCCGCTTCTGCATGGGCGCCGCGTGGCGCGAGCCCAAGGACCGCGACATCGACAAGGTGGCCGCCATCGTCGAAGGCGTCAAGGCCATGGGCCTGGAAACCTGCATGACCCTGGGCATGCTCAACGCCCAGCAGGCGCAGCGCCTGGCCGACGCCGGGCTGGACTACTACAACCACAACCTCGACACCTCGCCCGAGTTCTACGGCAGCATCATCACCACCCGCACCTATCAGGAACGGCTGGATACCCTGCACGCGGTGCGCGAGGCCGGCATGCACGTATGCTGCGGCGGCATCGTCGGCATGGGCGAGAGCCGGCGCGACCGCGCGGGCCTGCTGGCGCAGCTCGCCTGGCTCGACCCCTACCCGGAATCCGTGCCCATCAACTCCCTGGTGCGCGTGGCCGGCACGCCGCTGGAGAGTGCGCCCGACCTCGACCCCTTCGAGTTCGTGCGCACCGTGGCCGCCGCGCGCATCACCATGCCGAAGGCCTGGGTGCGGCTGTCTGCCGGACGCAAGGAACTGGGCGACGGCATCCAGGCGCTGTGTTTCCTCGCCGGCGCCAATTCCATCTTCTACGGCGACACCCTGCTGGTGACCGGCAATGCCGATGTCGACGCGGACCGGGCCTTGTTCGCGCGGCTCGGGCTGCGGGCCACGGGCGTGCAGGCCGCTGCGCCGCAAGCTGCCCCGGCTCCACGTCGCGTCATTCCGATGCAGACCGCGCTTTGA